A window from Drosophila kikkawai strain 14028-0561.14 chromosome 2L, DkikHiC1v2, whole genome shotgun sequence encodes these proteins:
- the LOC108076910 gene encoding C-type lectin 37Db-like has translation MAVTRPLFVCVVLALVLGIQAKNCPAPFTSVGNKCYYVSLTKENWHAADRTCRKFGGDLAVFENDQDKTLTTEYLKSLGLPFTDSWRHSVWLGINCLGNRRNFRLSKTGDIATYMPWVPYEPDNSSPEEDCVAFANYNRAFGYIDIECDKLFPVLCESQAADDYLWLKKENSKIIIIA, from the exons atggCTGTGACTAGACCTCTGTTCGTTTGCGTCGTCTTAGCCCTCGTATTGGGCATACAAGCAAAAAATTGCCCTGCACCATTTACATCTGTGGGAAACAAGTGCTATTATGTGTCATTAACAAAG GAAAACTGGCACGCGGCTGATCGTACCTGTCGAAAGTTCGGAGGAGATCTAGctgtttttgaaaatgatCAGGATAAAACCCTGACAACAGAATACCTAAAGAGCTTGGGGCTTCCTTTCACCGATAGTTGGCGCCATTCCGTTTGGCTTGGTATCAACTGCTTGGGAAATCGTCGCAATTTTCGCTTGTCCAAGACTGGCGATATTGCTACCTACATGCCTTGGGTGCCCTATGAGCCAGACAATTCTTCTCCAGAAGAGGACTGTGTGGCCTTCGCCAACTATAACCGGGCTTTCGGCTACATTGATATTGAGTGCGACAAACTGTTTCCCGTTTTGTGTGAATCACAAGCTGCTGATGACTACCTCTGGCTCAAGAAAGAGAActccaaaataataataattgcatAA
- the LOC108077175 gene encoding C-type lectin 37Db-like — MAVTRPLFACVVLTLALGIQAKNCSENFTSVGNKCYYVSLKKENWYVADRTCRKLGGYLAVFDNEKDKTLTTEYLKSLGLPFADGWRHSVWIGINCLGNRRNFHLSKTGDPPAYLPWVRHQPDNYSPEEDCVAFADFNQSFGYHDIECDKQFPFVCEAPGTDDYLCLVKDSLVEAALYLLRNRSTI, encoded by the exons ATGGCTGTGACTAGACCCCTGTTCGCTTGCGTCGTTTTAACTCTGGCATTGGGTATACAAGCCAAAAATTGTTCTGAGAACTTTACCTCTGTGGGAAACAAGTGCTATTATGTGTCCTTAAAAAAG GAAAACTGGTACGTGGCTGATCGTACCTGTCGAAAGCTCGGAGGATATCTTGCGGTATTCGACAATGAGAAGGATAAAACTCTGACAACAGAATACTTAAAGAGCTTGGGGCTTCCTTTCGCCGATGGTTGGCGCCATTCCGTTTGGATTGGCATCAATTGCTTGGGAAATCGTCGCAATTTCCACTTGTCCAAGACCGGTGACCCACCTGCCTACCTGCCTTGGGTGCGCCATCAGCCAGACAATTATTCTCCAGAAGAGGACTGTGTGGCCTTCGCCGACTTTAACCAGTCTTTCGGCTACCATGATATTGAGTGCGATAAACAATTTCCCTTTGTGTGTGAAGCACCCGGTACTGATGATTATCTCTGCCTCGTAAAAGACTCCTTGGTAGAAGCGGCATTGTATTTATTGAGAAATAGATCGACCATTTAA
- the Mybbp1A gene encoding myb-binding protein 1A: MKIKAAKSLTNGVTGKTKDKAERKRPKPVKSEEDGGEPEHPAKVAKLSKDKKKKKPSEEPEMEKENNTPNNGLKLSDINKAVFPVFKRLQNSTLSQKTINSLVVLLRDDTNDQQRTATCCYVLKRLIRSTGADDLEAVALASSYILCILTAVPGLDAMEVLNILKRDLAVGSQQKGKEDSLAAVGQLVTAVCILQTPQFAEASPKLVAAVYQILAAHLKGREYLVSMCVDILVESFKQLPVATFEEYVWPLLKPHLDKPLGSGLKLNTCDLLLTVHLTYPSILGRQQLLASLWPKKPQFGQLFELYLAGSTIHNDGVYARLAKFLAAGGKDLLSSWQQFADSKQPLKLNAAKACVLQVLGNILLSYKDKDEQPLLDLFTPTCLKFLLQELSSVKADRSEARKPSQKELREICFKFEGSLVISYEKQLQNGDIKLQLLLKFLEQRLQFDSLINMPRFTQQLINQLDAAGLQKLYDHYSNLLGSLEDDDRVSREHCLNQMQFILQHTKLDQETKWRQKQLRHLMLAGLFHLDASHEPCVPSQASSFSRQSSARCEEIFMGSLLHKCSGLTALCQLLQKHLGYLNKQLTKPETENKLRSPREEALQKAWKQVDKLLANPTDETDIVGQTFEALILFVSLALCTKSPLPVSVVEDLIICRKNALEKGKKKKKADDGEELQWQDVLTDVLLQLLLQTGHYWRELVNLVAIPLIPHLEHGNLEQILQVLNMNMNPLSKKDEAEEDSDEEMEEEQEAEADSSDESDGEDEEEDEEEDDDEDDEESRLDQIRERVRLALIDNGEADDDDASSVDWNDVSEEKGQRLNAALENAFQLRRPRSAKLQAKQLPTKSERIDSTSLLHFRIRALDLVELYVTEKPTQAVVLDALICVFQVYRHSCADTKLQSLREASTKLLKKLLTKNISFEPNQDKTPILEDIEQLLSIGEEEQPDEEAEEKPGKQQPTRKAKGEVTLWRNKCFAYLVVQASGADNPKDSVVWPLLVKLLELWVANRRTTLSLVSFEALFQAENWRGVAPLAALLASHLNVKKTRSFRRAQILNLLGEQFRRLEAAFKDNNASSKDFEKQLASYVTQLEAEASSSSPKELKLLQKILAQGGKKRAQLLEKIQALAKKPQ, encoded by the exons ATGAAGATCAAGGCGGCTAAGAGCCTTACCAATGGCGTGACGGGCAAGACAAAGGACAAGGCAGAGCGGAAAAGACCAAAACCTGTCAAGTCCGAGGAGGATGGCGGAGAACCTGAGCACCCGGCCAAGGTAGCCAAGTTGTCAAAGgacaagaaaaagaagaagcctTCAGAGGAGCCTGAGATGGAGAAGGAGAACAACACGCCCAACAATGGCCTCAAGCTGTCCGATATCAACAAAGCCGTGTTTCCAGTGTTCAAGCGTCTTCAGAACAGCACGCTCTCCCAGAAGACGATTAATTCGTTGGTGGTCCTGCTCCGGGATGACACCAATGACCAACAG CGCACGGCCACATGTTGTTATGTATTGAAGCGCTTGATCCGTTCCACGGGAGCCGATGACCTGGAGGCAGTGGCTCTAGCATCCAGCTACATCCTGTGTATTCTCACCGCCGTGCCTGGACTGGATGCCATGGAGGTGCTAAATATTTTGAAGAGGGATCTTGCCGTTGGAAGCCAGCAGAAGGGCAAGGAAGACTCTTTGGCCGCCGTGGGTCAGTTGGTCACTGCTGTGTGCATTCTGCAGACGCCACAGTTTGCCGAGGCTTCGCCCAAACTGGTGGCAGCGGTCTACCAGATACTGGCGGCTCATCTCAAAGGCCGCGAGTATCTGGTCTCCATGTGCGTAGACATTCTGGTGGAATCTTTCAAACAG CTGCCCGTTGCCACATTCGAAGAGTACGTGTGGCCATTGTTAAAGCCGCATTTGGACAAGCCCCTAGGCAGCGGCCTCAAGTTGAACACATGTGACCTCCTGTTGACCGTGCACTTGACCTATCCCTCGATTTTGGGACGCCAGCAGTTGCTGGCCAGCCTGTGGCCCAAGAAACCACAGTTTGGGCAGCTCTTTGAGCTCTATCTCGCGGGCTCGACCATCCACAATGATGGCGTCTATGCAAGATTGGCAAAATTTCTGGCAGCCGGCGGCAAGGACTTACTCTCCTCGTGGCAGCAGTTTGCCGACTCCAAACAGCCGCTGAAACTCAATGCAGCCAAGGCGTGTGTGCTCCAAGTACTGGGCAACATACTGCTCAGCTACAAAGACAAGGACGAACAGCCATTGTTGGATCTATTTACGCCCACCTGCCTGAAGTTCCTCCTGCAGGAATTGTCATCCGTGAAAGCGGACAGAAGCGAGGCCCGGAAGCCGTCGCAAAAGGAACTGCGTGAGATTTGCTTCAAGTTCGAGGGTTCCCTGGTTATAAGCTACGAAAAACAGTTGCAGAATGGAGACATCAAGCTGCAGTTGCTCCTCAAGTTTTTGGAACAGAGGCTACAGTTTGACTCGCTGATAAATATGCCACGCTTCACCCAGCAGTTGATCAACCAATTGGACGCCGCGGGTCTGCAGAAGCTCTACGATCACTACAGCAATCTGCTAGGCTCTCTTGAGGACGACGACCGGGTTAGCCGTGAGCACTGTCTCAACCAGATGCAGTTCATCCTGCAGCACACCAAACTGGACCAGGAGACCAAGTGGCGTCAGAAGCAGTTGCGTCACTTGATGCTCGCCGGACTGTTCCATTTGGATGCTAGTCACGAACCGTGTGTGCCCAGCCAGGCCAGCTCCTTTAGCCGCCAGAGCTCCGCCCGCTGCGAGGAGATCTTCATGGGTTCCCTGCTACACAAGTGTTCCGGCCTAACAGCCTTGTGTCAGCTGCTCCAAAAGCACTTGGGTTATCTCAACAAGCAACTGACCAAGCCGGAAACCGAGAACAAATTGCGTTCACCAAGGGAAGAGGCTCTGCAGAAGGCTTGGAAGCAGGTGGATAAACTGTTAGCAAATCCCACTGACGAGACGGACATTGTGGGTCAAACATTCGAGGCTCTTATCTTGTTTGTATCGCTGGCGCTGTGTACGAAGAGTCCTCTGCCGGTATCTGTAGTGGAGGATCTGATCATCTGCCGGAAGAATGCTCTGGAGAAGggaaagaagaagaagaaggccGATGACGGCGAGGAACTCCAGTGGCAGGATGTACTGACAGAcgtgctgctgcagttgctgctccaAACTGGTCACTACTGGCGGGAGCTGGTCAACCTGGTGGCCATTCCCCTGATTCCCCACTTGGAGCACGGTAACCTCGAGCAGATCCTTCAAGTGCTCAACATGAACATGAATCCGCTGAGCAAGAAGGACGAAGCAGAAGAGGACAGCGACGAGGAAATGGAAGAGGAGCAGGAGGCAGAGGCTGACTCCAGCGATGAATCCGACGGGGAAGATGAAGAGGAAGACGAGGAGGAAGATGACGATGAGGATGATGAGGAGTCCCGTCTGGACCAAATCCGAGAACGCGTTCGCCTAGCTCTGATCGACAATGGCGAggccgatgatgatgacgccAGCAGTGTGGATTGGAATGATGTCAGCGAGGAGAAGGGCCAGCGCCTGAACGCTGCCTTGGAGAATGCCTTCCAGTTGCGTAGACCCAGGTCGGCCAAACTGCAGGCCAAGCAATTGCCCACGAAATCGGAACGCATCGACAGCACCAGCCTGCTGCACTTCCGCATTCGCGCCTTGGATCTGGTGGAGCTCTATGTCACCGAAAAGCCCACGCAGGCGGTGGTCTTGGACGCTCTGATCTGTGTCTTCCAGGTGTATCGTCACTCTTGCGCGGATACCAAACTGCAGTCGCTGCGGGAAGCCAGCACTAAGTTGCTTAAGAAGCTTCTAACCAAGAACATTTCCTTTGAACCCAACCAGGACAAGACTCCCATTCTGGAGGACATTGAGCAGCTGCTCTCCATTGGCGAGGAGGAACAGCCGGATGAGGAGGCAGAAGAGAAACCTGGCAAGCAGCAGCCCACTCGCAAGGCCAAGGGCGAGGTCACACTCTGGCGAAACAAGTGCTTCGCCTACCTGGTAGTTCAGGCTTCGGGCGCTGACAATCCCAAGGACAGTGTCGTGTGGCCTCTGCTGGTGAAACTTTTGGAGCTGTGGGTAGCCAACCGGCGAACAACCCTCTCCTTAGTCAGCTTCGAGGCTCTCTTTCAGGCCGAAAACTGGCGGGGAGTGGCTCCGCTGGCCGCGCTTCTGGCCTCCCACTTGAACGTAAAGAAGACGCGTAGCTTCCGACGGGCGCAAATCTTGAATCTACTCGGTGAGCAGTTCCGACGACTCGAAGCCGCCTTCAAGGATAATAACGCGTCTTCAAAGGACTTCGAAAAGCAACTGGCCAGCTATGTGACGCAACTGGAGGCGGAGGCCAGCAGCAGTAGTCCCAAGGAGCTCAAGCTGCTGCAAAAGATTCTGGCTCAGGGCGGTAAAAAGCGAGCGCAGCTGCTTGAAAAGATCCAAGCGTTGGCCAAGAAGCCGCAATAA
- the LOC108077261 gene encoding replication termination factor 2 encodes MGCDGGTIPRRDELVRVKQKPEQKDKDAEREFRWRHCTLTQQSLQEPIAMCGMGRLYSKQSVIERLLEKEKMPETAEHVKSMKDIRQLQLTPNPAFTEEDKTEGLLDTRHSPYICKLIGLEMSGKFRFVALWSCGCVMSERALKQIKGNAASTCPLCQAPYSVEDVVVLNGNDEDLELMRVKMEMRATKRKNKSKKDKKETKKAEIKTEPQEESQEPAASTSKNVTLEKPSTSSKIKAVANPKRMGAVNAMQDPELKRLKSDFSVAKDPKASDVYKSLFTSHKTEKEQERAHWVTYNPFYN; translated from the exons ATGGGATGCGATGGTGGAACCATTCCCAGGCGCGATGAGCTGGTGCGCGTAAAGCAGAAGCCGGAACAG AAAGACAAAGATGCCGAGAGGGAGTTCCGCTGGCGCCACTGCACCTTGACCCAGCAGAGCCTCCAGGAGCCCATTGCCATGTGCGGCATGGGCAGACTGTACTCCAAGCAGAGCGTCATCGAGCGTCTGTTGGAGAAGGAGAAGATGCCGGAGACGGCGGAGCATGTGAAGAGCATGAAGGACATCCGCCAGCTACAGCTTACGCCCAATCCCGCCTTTACGGAGGAAGACAAGACCGAGGGTCTGCTGGACACGCGCCATTCGCCGTACATCTGCAAGCTGATCGGTCTGGAGATGTCGGGCAAGTTTCGGTTTGTGGCCCTCTGGAGCTGCGGATGCGTGATGTCCGAGCGCGCCTTGAAGCAGATCAAGGGAAACGCGGCCAGCACATGTCCCCTGTGCCAGGCCCCGTACAGTGTCGAGGATGTGGTGGTGTTGAACGGCAACGATGAGGATCTCGAGCTGATGCGGGTCAAGATGGAAATGCGGGCGACTAAGCGAAAGAACAAATCGAAGAAGGACAAGAAGGAAACCAAAAAGGCGGAGATCAAAACAGAGCCCCAGGAGGAGTCCCAAGAGCCGGCGGCGTCCACCTCCAAGAACGTGACCTTGGAGAAACCCTCTACCAGCTCGAAAATCAAGGCAGTGGCAAATCCCAAGAGAATGGGCGCCGTCAATGCCATGCAGGATCCCGAACTAAAGCGTCTGAAGAGCGATTTCAGCGTGGCCAAGGATCCAAAGGCCAGCGACGTCTACAAGTCACTGTTCACTTCCCACAAGACGGAGAAAGAGCAGGAGCGCGCCCACTGGGTCACCTACAATCCATTTTACAATTAG
- the LOC108077262 gene encoding uncharacterized protein, translating to MFRSAYQKGFLTVFYSVGSSPLDNWSSYTKNGYIKRIYDEDIKSLVLEIMGSNVSTTFIHCPSECKQQLGIKLPFLVLLIKNMHKYFCFEVKIQDDQRFMRRFRVSNFQSKTSVKPFCTAMPMGMSPGWNQIQFNLADFTRRAYGSNYLETVSLQVHANVRIRRIYFADKLYTEAELPNDYRLMGKPKDFKKPEKQFKVQATARPPSPLNTARGEPAPSKGEEPDATVGPGPASEPPTEAYSEPEPVLQKAPSPPPPPAAEPEPAAAPAAEEPAPQTEATEPTEAYY from the exons ATGTTTCGATCAGCTTACCAAAAGGGATTCCTTACCGTGTTCTACAGCGTGGGTAGCTCGCCCCTGGACAACTGGTCATCCTAT ACCAAAAATGGCTACATTAAGCGCATCTACGATGAGGACATAAAGTCCCTGGTGCTCGAGATAATGGGCTCCAACGTGTCCACTACATTTATACACTGTCCCAGCGAGTGCAAGCAGCAGCTGGGCATCAAGCTGCCCTTTCTTGTGCTCTTGATCAAGAATATGCACAAGTACTTTTGCTTCGAAGTCAAG ATACAAGACGATCAGCGTTTCATGCGCCGCTTCCGCGTGTCCAATTTCCAGAGCAAGACCTCCGTGAAGCCTTTTTGCACAGCCATGCCAATGGGTATGTCTCCGGGCTGGAATCAGATTCAGTTTAACCTGGCCGACTTTACGCGTCGTGCCTATGGGTCCAACTACCTGGAGACGGTCTCCCTGCAGGTGCACGCCAACGTGCGCATTCGACGCATTTACTTTGCCGACAAGCTCTACACGGAGGCGGAGCTGCCCAATGATTACCGCCTCATGGGCAAGCCCAAGGACTTTAAGAAGCCGGAGAAGCAGTTCAAGGTTCAAGCCACCGCTCGTCCGCCGTCCCCCTTGAATACAGCCCGCGGAGAGCCAGCCCCATCGAAGGGCGAGGAGCCTGACGCCACAGTCGGACCAGGACCGGCATCCGAGCCGCCGACAGAGGCGTACAGCGAGCCGGAGCCAGTGTTGCAGAAGGCGCCttcgccaccaccaccgccagcCGCCGAACCAGAGCCTGCTGCCGCACCCGCCGCCGAGGAGCCAGCTCCGCAAACGGAGGCCACAGAGCCCACCGAGGCCTACTACTAA
- the EMC3 gene encoding ER membrane protein complex subunit 3, with translation MTELLIDPDIRVWVFLPIVLITFLVGIVRHYVSILISTQKKAEITQIQDSQAMIRARLLRENGKYLSAQSFSMRKNYFNNEETGYFKTQKRAPAAQNSSAMLTDMVKGNFINVLPMVIIGGWINWMFSGFVTTKVPFPLTLRFKPMLQRGVELASLDAAWVSSASWYFLNVFGLRSIYTLVLGENNHADQTQAQADAMTGAAMTMPQDPKAAFKAEWEALEITEYHNALKNIDTDMLAMATDKSSE, from the exons atgaCCGAGCTGCTGATTGACCCGGACATCCGCGTGTGGGTGTTCCTCCCCATCGTGCTGATCACGTTCCTGGTGGGCATTGTACGCCACTATGTCTCCATTTTGATATCCACACAGAAGAAGGCGGAGATCACCCAGATCCAGGACAG CCAAGCGATGATCCGGGCGCGACTGCTGCGCGAGAACGGCAAGTATCTGAGCGCCCAAAGCTTCTCCATGCGAAAGAACTACTTCAACAACGAGGAGACCGGCTACTTCAAGACCCAAAAGCGGGCACCTGCAGCCCAGAACTCCAGCGCCATGCTCACCGACATGGTCAAGGGTAACTTTATTAATGTCTTGCCCATGGTGATTATTGGTGGCTGGATCAACTGGATGTTCTCGGGTTTCGTCACCACCAAGGTGCCCTTCCCGCTGACTCTGCGCTTCAAGCCCATGCTGCAGCGGGGCGTGGAGCTGGCCTCCCTGGATGCCGCCTGGGTCTCCTCGGCCTCCTGGTACTTCCTCAATGTGTTCGGCCTGCGCTCCATCTACACACTGGTCCTCGGCGAGAACAACCACGCCGATCAGACCCAAGCCCAGGCGGATGCCATGACTGGCGCTGCAATGACCATGCCGCAGGACCCGAAGGCGGCCTTCAAGGCCGAGTGGGAGGCGCTGGAGATCACCGAGTACCACAATGCACTCAAGAACATCGACACGGACATGCTGGCGATGGCCACGGATAAGAGCTCGGAGTAA